In one window of Nothobranchius furzeri strain GRZ-AD chromosome 11, NfurGRZ-RIMD1, whole genome shotgun sequence DNA:
- the LOC107383432 gene encoding frizzled-8: protein MERSIPGWCVLVALILHGTRCRAAKELQCQEISVPLCKGVGYNYTYMPNQFNHDTQDEAGLEVHQFWPLVEIKCSPDLRFFLCSMYTPICLEDYKKPLPPCRSVCERAKAGCAPLMRQYGFPWPDRMRCDLLPEQDNLDTLCMDYNRSQTTTVSPVVAKPTNRPLKPYNKKKSGYGRGFPGKHKPAASPCETGCFCRAPMVPVAGELHPLHNRVKTGQITNCAMPCHNPYFTQEERTFTSFWIGLWSILCFISTFATVATFLIDMERFKYPERPIIFLSACYMFVSVGYIVRLIAGHEEVACSRENGAEHIHYDTTGPALCTIVFLLIYFFGMASSIWWVILSLTWFLAAGMKWGNEAIASYSQYFHLAAWLIPSLKSIAVLALSSVDGDSVAGICYVGNQNLDNLRGFVLAPLVIYLFIGTMFLLAGFVSLFRIRSVIKQGGTKTDKLERLMIRIGVFTVLYTVPATVIVACYFYEQHHRQTWEITHNCTCVTDPSRQRPDYAVFMLKYFMCLLVGITSGAWIWSGKTLDSWRTFCTRCCWGSKASAGSMYSDVSTGLTWRSGTASSVSCPKQMPLSRV from the coding sequence ATGGAGAGGAGCATCCCGGGATGGTGCGTGCTCGTGGCTCTCATCCTGCACGGAACGCGCTGCAGGGCAGCCAAGGAGCTCCAGTGCCAGGAGATCTCCGTCCCTCTGTGCAAAGGCGTGGGCTACAACTACACGTACATGCCCAACCAGTTCAACCATGACACGCAGGACGAAGCCGGCCTGGAGGTGCACCAGTTCTGGCCGCTGGTGGAGATAAAGTGTTCCCCGGACTTGCGCTTCTTCCTCTGCAGCATGTACACACCGATCTGTCTGGAGGACTACAAGAAGCCGCTGCCGCCGTGCAGGAGCGTGTGTGAGCGCGCCAAAGCCGGCTGCGCTCCGCTCATGAGGCAGTACGGGTTCCCGTGGCCCGACCGGATGAGGTGCGATCTGCTCCCCGAGCAAGACAACCTGGACACGCTATGCATGGACTACAACCGGAGCCAGACGACCACCGTCTCCCCTGTAGTCGCCAAGCCCACGAACCGGCCTTTGAAACCCTACAACAAGAAGAAGAGCGGGTACGGTCGGGGCTTCCCCGGGAAACACAAACCTGCCGCGTCTCCCTGTGAAACCGGGTGCTTCTGTCGCGCGCCCATGGTGCCCGTGGCCGGTGAGTTACACCCGCTGCACAACCGAGTCAAAACGggacagatcaccaactgtgccaTGCCGTGCCACAACCCCTACTTTACGCAGGAGGAGaggacttttacttctttttggaTCGGCCTCTGGTCTATTCTGTGCTTCATCTCAACTTTCGCGACTGTTGCAACTTTTCTGATCGACATGGAGAGGTTTAAGTACCCGGAGCGGCCCATCATCTTCCTCTCTGCCTGCTACATGTTCGTGTCTGTGGGATACATCGTGCGGCTGATCGCTGGACACGAGGAAGTGGCTTGCAGCAGGGAGAACGGGGCAGAGCACATCCACTACGACACCACAGGTCCTGCGCTCTGCACCATTGTGTTCCTGCTCATATACTTCTTTGGGATGGCCAGTTCCATCTGGTGGGTGATCCTGTCCCTCACGTGGTTTCTGGCTGCAGGAATGAAGTGGGGCAACGAGGCCATCGCCAGTTACTCCCAGTACTTCCACCTGGCCGCCTGGCTAATCCCCAGCCTGAAGTCCATAGCGGTGCTGGCTCTGAGCTCCGTGGATGGCGACTCCGTGGCTGGGATTTGTTATGTGGGCAATCAGAATTTGGATAACCTGCGGGGGTTTGTGTTGGCACCGCTGGTCATCTACCTGTTCATCGGCACCATGTTTCTGCTGGCCGGGTTCGTGTCCCTGTTCAGAATCAGGAGTGTAATCAAACAAGGAGGCACCAAGACGGACAAACTGGAGAGGCTGATGATCCGGATAGGAGTTTTCACCGTCCTCTACACCGTCCCGGCCACTGTGATAGTGGCCTGTTACTTTTACGAGCAGCACCACAGACAGACGTGGGAAATTACGCACAACTGCACGTGCGTTACGGACCCGAGCAGGCAGAGGCCGGACTACGCCGTGTTCATGCTGAAgtacttcatgtgcctcctggtaggGATCACCTCGGGGGCCTGGATCTGGTCCGGGAAGACGCTGGACTCGTGGCGGACTTTCTGCACGCGTTGCTGCTGGGGGAGCAAAGCCTCCGCGGGCTCCATGTACAGCGACGTCAGCACGGGACTGACCTGGAGATCCGGCACGGCCAGTTCCGTCTCTTGTCCCAAACAAATGCCACTGTCCCGGGTCTGA